In the genome of Anas platyrhynchos isolate ZD024472 breed Pekin duck chromosome 21, IASCAAS_PekinDuck_T2T, whole genome shotgun sequence, one region contains:
- the MATN4 gene encoding matrilin-4 isoform X1: protein MCYLLLREGTCTPTAVPAARMKLLPVAPLLLLVLTTLEARPKPAALKCRTGPLDIVFVIDSSRSVRPFEFETMRRFMIDIIGNLDVGPNATRVGVIQYSSQVQNIFSLKTFFTREDMEKAINSIVPLAQGTMTGLAIQYTMNVAFTVQEGARPPHKKIPRIAIVVTDGRPQDRVTEVATQARDAGIEIYAVGIQRADMTSLRAMASPPLEEHVFLVESFELIRQFGKQFQDKLCGVDMCVERDHGCQHSCVSTPGSFYCECNPGYQLNADRKTCSPIDACADGRHGCEHQCVSARGSYSCRCRAGYYLNQDKRTCSMIDYCSFGNHSCQHECVSIPSGHRCRCHRGFTLQPDGSSCRATDLCNGVDHGCKFKCVTSEGSYHCVCPEGQQLQADGKGCSRCGAGHVDLVMVIDGSKSVRPQNFELVKQFVNRIVDLLEVSPQGTRVGLVQYSSRVRTEFPLNKYHSADEIKEAVMKVEYMEKGTMTGLALKHMVEHSFSELEGARPLSHNVPRIGLVFTDGRSQDDISEWARRAKESGIVMFAVGVGKAVEEELRAIASEPVEQHFSYSADFTTMTHLVENFKLNICPEEGRGETEIRSPCECEALVQFQTNTVAILQSLTERIAQMTARLEALEKQIALKK, encoded by the exons ATGTGCTACTTGCTGCTTAGAGAGGGAACGTGCACACCAACGGCAG TGCCCGCAGCAAGGATGAAGCTCCTGCCGGTcgctcctctcctcctgcttgtcctaACGACACTGGAAGCCAGGCCAAAACCTGCAG CCCTGAAGTGCAGGACGGGCCCCCTGGACATCGTCTTCGTGATCGACAGCTCCCGCAGCGTGCGCCCCTTCGAGTTCGAGACCATGCGGCGCTTCATGATCGACATCATCGGCAACCTGGACGTGGGCCCCAACGCCACGCGCGTGGGGGTGATCCAGTACTCCAGCCAGGTGCAGAACATCTTCTCCCTCAAGACCTTCTTCACACGGGAGGACATGGAGAAGGCCATCAACAGCATCGTGCCGCTGGCCCAGGGCACCATGACGGGGCTGGCCATCCAGTACACCATGAATGTGGCCTTCACGGTGCAGGAGGGCGCGCGCCCGCCGCACAAGAAGATCCCCCGCATCGCCATCGTGGTGACCGACGGACGGCCCCAGGACCGGGTCACCGAGGTGGCCACGCAGGCCCGGGATGCTGGCATCGAGATTTACGCGGTGGGCATCCAGCGGGCAGACATGACCTCGCTGCGGGCCATGGCCTCGCCGCCGCTGGAGGAGCACGTCTTCCTCGTGGAGTCCTTCGAGCTCATCCGGCAGTTCGGGAAGCAGTTCCAGGACAAGCTGTGCG GGGTGGACATGTGTGTGGAGCGCGACCAcggctgccagcacagctgcgTCAGCACCCCCGGCTCCTTCTACTGTGAATGCAACCCCGGCTACCAGCTCAACGCAGACAGAAAGACCTGCTCCC CCATCGATGCGTGTGCCGACGGGAGGCACGGCTGTGAGCACCAGTGCGTCAGCGCTCGTGGGTCTTACTCGTGCCGCTGCCGTGCAGGTTACTACCTCAACCAGGACAAGAGGACCTGCAGCA tGATTGATTATTGCAGCTTTGGGAACCACAGCTGCCAGCACGAGTGTGTGAGCATCCCCAGCGGGCACCGCTGCCGCTGCCACCGCGGCTTCACACTGCAGCCCGacggcagctcctgcaggg CCACCGACCTCTGCAACGGAGTGGATCACGGCTGCAAGTTCAAGTGCGTGACCAGCGAGGGCTCGTACCACTGCGTGTGCCCCgaggggcagcagctccaggctgaCGGGAAGGGGTGCAGCC GGTGCGGGGCTGGGCACGTTGACCTGGTGATGGTGATCGATGGCTCCAAGAGCGTCCGGCCCCAGAACTTCGAGCTGGTGAAGCAGTTTGTGAACCGCATCGTGGACCTGCTGGAGGTGTCCCCGCAGGGCACGCGGGTGGGGCTGGTGCAGTACTCCAGCCGTGTCCGCACCGAGTTCCCCCTCAACAAGTACCACAGCGCGGACGAGATCAAGGAGGCTGTGATGAAGGTGGAGTACATGGAGAAAGGCACCATGACCGGCCTTGCCCTCAAGCACATGGTAgagcacagcttctctgagctgGAAGGGGCCAGGCCCCTCTCCCACAACGTACCCAGAATCGGGCTGGTCTTCACAGATGGGCGCTCCCAGGACGACATCTCTGAGTGGGCCAGGAGAGCAAAGGAGTcag GCATTGTCATGTTCGCCGTGGGTGTCGGCAAGGCAGTGGAAGAGGAGCTGCGGGCCATCGCCTCCGAGCCGGTGGAGCAGCACTTCTCCTACTCGGCAGACTTCACCACCATGACCCACCTGGTGGAGAACTTCAAGCTGAACATCTGCCCAG aggagggcagaggggaGACAGAGATCCGGAGCCCATGTGAGTGCGAGGCGCTGGTGCAGTTCCAGACGAACACCGTGGCCATCCTGCAGAGCCTGACCGAGAGGA TTGCTCAGATGACGGCCAGACTGGAAGCCTTGGAGAAGCAGATTGCCCTCAAGAAGTGA
- the MATN4 gene encoding matrilin-4 isoform X2 — MKLLPVAPLLLLVLTTLEARPKPAALKCRTGPLDIVFVIDSSRSVRPFEFETMRRFMIDIIGNLDVGPNATRVGVIQYSSQVQNIFSLKTFFTREDMEKAINSIVPLAQGTMTGLAIQYTMNVAFTVQEGARPPHKKIPRIAIVVTDGRPQDRVTEVATQARDAGIEIYAVGIQRADMTSLRAMASPPLEEHVFLVESFELIRQFGKQFQDKLCGVDMCVERDHGCQHSCVSTPGSFYCECNPGYQLNADRKTCSPIDACADGRHGCEHQCVSARGSYSCRCRAGYYLNQDKRTCSMIDYCSFGNHSCQHECVSIPSGHRCRCHRGFTLQPDGSSCRATDLCNGVDHGCKFKCVTSEGSYHCVCPEGQQLQADGKGCSRCGAGHVDLVMVIDGSKSVRPQNFELVKQFVNRIVDLLEVSPQGTRVGLVQYSSRVRTEFPLNKYHSADEIKEAVMKVEYMEKGTMTGLALKHMVEHSFSELEGARPLSHNVPRIGLVFTDGRSQDDISEWARRAKESGIVMFAVGVGKAVEEELRAIASEPVEQHFSYSADFTTMTHLVENFKLNICPEEGRGETEIRSPCECEALVQFQTNTVAILQSLTERIAQMTARLEALEKQIALKK; from the exons ATGAAGCTCCTGCCGGTcgctcctctcctcctgcttgtcctaACGACACTGGAAGCCAGGCCAAAACCTGCAG CCCTGAAGTGCAGGACGGGCCCCCTGGACATCGTCTTCGTGATCGACAGCTCCCGCAGCGTGCGCCCCTTCGAGTTCGAGACCATGCGGCGCTTCATGATCGACATCATCGGCAACCTGGACGTGGGCCCCAACGCCACGCGCGTGGGGGTGATCCAGTACTCCAGCCAGGTGCAGAACATCTTCTCCCTCAAGACCTTCTTCACACGGGAGGACATGGAGAAGGCCATCAACAGCATCGTGCCGCTGGCCCAGGGCACCATGACGGGGCTGGCCATCCAGTACACCATGAATGTGGCCTTCACGGTGCAGGAGGGCGCGCGCCCGCCGCACAAGAAGATCCCCCGCATCGCCATCGTGGTGACCGACGGACGGCCCCAGGACCGGGTCACCGAGGTGGCCACGCAGGCCCGGGATGCTGGCATCGAGATTTACGCGGTGGGCATCCAGCGGGCAGACATGACCTCGCTGCGGGCCATGGCCTCGCCGCCGCTGGAGGAGCACGTCTTCCTCGTGGAGTCCTTCGAGCTCATCCGGCAGTTCGGGAAGCAGTTCCAGGACAAGCTGTGCG GGGTGGACATGTGTGTGGAGCGCGACCAcggctgccagcacagctgcgTCAGCACCCCCGGCTCCTTCTACTGTGAATGCAACCCCGGCTACCAGCTCAACGCAGACAGAAAGACCTGCTCCC CCATCGATGCGTGTGCCGACGGGAGGCACGGCTGTGAGCACCAGTGCGTCAGCGCTCGTGGGTCTTACTCGTGCCGCTGCCGTGCAGGTTACTACCTCAACCAGGACAAGAGGACCTGCAGCA tGATTGATTATTGCAGCTTTGGGAACCACAGCTGCCAGCACGAGTGTGTGAGCATCCCCAGCGGGCACCGCTGCCGCTGCCACCGCGGCTTCACACTGCAGCCCGacggcagctcctgcaggg CCACCGACCTCTGCAACGGAGTGGATCACGGCTGCAAGTTCAAGTGCGTGACCAGCGAGGGCTCGTACCACTGCGTGTGCCCCgaggggcagcagctccaggctgaCGGGAAGGGGTGCAGCC GGTGCGGGGCTGGGCACGTTGACCTGGTGATGGTGATCGATGGCTCCAAGAGCGTCCGGCCCCAGAACTTCGAGCTGGTGAAGCAGTTTGTGAACCGCATCGTGGACCTGCTGGAGGTGTCCCCGCAGGGCACGCGGGTGGGGCTGGTGCAGTACTCCAGCCGTGTCCGCACCGAGTTCCCCCTCAACAAGTACCACAGCGCGGACGAGATCAAGGAGGCTGTGATGAAGGTGGAGTACATGGAGAAAGGCACCATGACCGGCCTTGCCCTCAAGCACATGGTAgagcacagcttctctgagctgGAAGGGGCCAGGCCCCTCTCCCACAACGTACCCAGAATCGGGCTGGTCTTCACAGATGGGCGCTCCCAGGACGACATCTCTGAGTGGGCCAGGAGAGCAAAGGAGTcag GCATTGTCATGTTCGCCGTGGGTGTCGGCAAGGCAGTGGAAGAGGAGCTGCGGGCCATCGCCTCCGAGCCGGTGGAGCAGCACTTCTCCTACTCGGCAGACTTCACCACCATGACCCACCTGGTGGAGAACTTCAAGCTGAACATCTGCCCAG aggagggcagaggggaGACAGAGATCCGGAGCCCATGTGAGTGCGAGGCGCTGGTGCAGTTCCAGACGAACACCGTGGCCATCCTGCAGAGCCTGACCGAGAGGA TTGCTCAGATGACGGCCAGACTGGAAGCCTTGGAGAAGCAGATTGCCCTCAAGAAGTGA